The following proteins come from a genomic window of Streptomyces liliiviolaceus:
- a CDS encoding AAA family ATPase, producing the protein MTAPLNPPPPPHHQPPHDAWQAPPAGYGLGHQEDGPGMKTELREAAIVVVAMAVGGLLLGVLWWWLAPHVPLVSDDTTVYLADTEGEQAIGVDGTFTLLALGLGLVSALVVFLARRKGGIALVVALTVGGVLGSLVAWRLGIWLGPTQDVVAHAKEAGKGVTFDAPLELGAKGALLAWSLSALLIHLGLTALFAPRDPDPFETPYYPKA; encoded by the coding sequence GTGACCGCACCGCTGAACCCGCCTCCGCCGCCGCACCACCAGCCGCCGCACGACGCCTGGCAGGCGCCGCCCGCCGGGTACGGGCTCGGTCATCAGGAGGACGGTCCCGGAATGAAGACAGAGCTGCGCGAGGCCGCGATCGTCGTGGTCGCGATGGCGGTCGGCGGGCTGCTGCTCGGTGTCCTGTGGTGGTGGCTGGCACCGCACGTGCCGCTGGTCTCGGACGACACCACCGTCTACCTCGCGGACACGGAGGGGGAGCAGGCCATCGGCGTGGACGGAACGTTCACTCTGCTGGCACTCGGCCTCGGCCTGGTCAGCGCGCTGGTGGTGTTCCTGGCGCGGCGCAAGGGCGGCATCGCGCTCGTCGTCGCCCTCACCGTCGGCGGCGTCCTCGGCTCCCTGGTCGCCTGGCGCCTCGGCATCTGGCTCGGCCCCACCCAGGACGTGGTCGCGCACGCCAAGGAAGCCGGCAAGGGCGTCACCTTCGACGCCCCGCTGGAACTCGGCGCGAAGGGCGCCCTGCTGGCCTGGTCCCTCTCGGCCCTGCTGATCCACCTGGGCCTGACGGCCCTCTTCGCCCCCAGGGACCCGGACCCCTTCGAGACCCCGTACTACCCCAAGGCCTAG
- the ybaK gene encoding Cys-tRNA(Pro) deacylase, protein MAKKAKKQQQQTGGTPATVALAAAGVGFTVHAYEHDPAHPSYGEEAAEAMGVSPDRVFKTLVADVDGDLTVAVVPVAGSLDLKALAAAVGGKRAAMADPAAAERTTGYVRGGISPLGQRKRLRTVLDASARGHATICVSAGRRGLEVELAPDDLARLTGAVVAAVGRS, encoded by the coding sequence TTGGCCAAGAAGGCGAAGAAGCAGCAGCAGCAGACGGGCGGGACACCGGCCACCGTGGCGCTCGCCGCGGCCGGGGTCGGGTTCACGGTCCACGCCTACGAGCACGATCCGGCGCACCCCTCGTACGGGGAGGAGGCCGCCGAGGCCATGGGGGTGTCCCCGGACCGGGTCTTCAAGACGCTGGTCGCGGACGTCGACGGGGACCTGACGGTCGCCGTCGTGCCCGTGGCGGGCTCCCTCGACCTGAAGGCGCTGGCGGCGGCGGTGGGCGGCAAGCGGGCCGCGATGGCCGATCCGGCCGCCGCGGAACGCACCACGGGGTACGTCCGCGGGGGCATCTCGCCGCTCGGACAGCGCAAGCGGCTCCGTACGGTGCTGGACGCGTCCGCGCGCGGGCACGCCACGATCTGTGTCTCCGCGGGGCGGCGGGGGCTGGAGGTCGAGCTGGCCCCCGACGACCTCGCGCGGCTCACCGGTGCGGTGGTGGCCGCCGTCGGGCGGAGCTGA
- a CDS encoding LON peptidase substrate-binding domain-containing protein, with translation MTTVRLPLFPLNSVLFPGLVLPLNIFEERYRAMMRDLLKTPEDEPRRFAVVAIRDGHEVAATSPGMPDQTAVPQRGPSAGFGDEPLKAFHAVGCIADAATIRERADGSFEVLATGTTRVRLESVDASGPYLTADLEELPEEPGEEAGALAEGVLRAFRQYQKRLAGARERSLATGADLPDEPSVVSYLVAAAAMLDVPAKQRLLQAPDTAARLREELTLLRAETAIIRNLPSLPASELTRGPTSLN, from the coding sequence GTGACCACCGTCCGGCTCCCACTCTTCCCCCTGAACTCGGTGCTGTTTCCCGGGCTCGTCCTGCCGCTGAACATCTTCGAGGAGCGCTATCGCGCGATGATGCGCGATCTGCTGAAGACCCCCGAGGACGAACCGCGCCGGTTCGCCGTCGTCGCCATCCGCGACGGCCACGAGGTCGCGGCCACGTCGCCCGGTATGCCCGACCAGACGGCCGTACCGCAGCGCGGGCCCTCGGCGGGCTTCGGCGACGAGCCGCTGAAGGCCTTCCACGCGGTGGGCTGCATCGCCGACGCGGCGACGATCAGGGAGCGGGCCGACGGCAGCTTCGAGGTACTGGCCACCGGCACGACCCGGGTACGGCTGGAGTCCGTGGACGCCTCCGGGCCCTATCTGACGGCCGACCTCGAAGAACTGCCCGAGGAGCCCGGCGAAGAGGCGGGGGCGCTGGCGGAAGGGGTGCTGCGGGCCTTCCGCCAGTACCAGAAGCGGCTTGCGGGCGCGCGGGAGCGGTCGCTCGCCACCGGGGCCGATCTCCCCGACGAGCCGTCCGTCGTCTCGTACCTGGTCGCGGCGGCGGCGATGCTGGACGTCCCGGCGAAGCAGCGGCTGCTCCAGGCACCGGACACGGCGGCCCGGCTGCGCGAGGAGCTGACGCTGCTGCGGGCGGAGACCGCGATCATCCGCAATCTGCCCTCGCTGCCCGCGTCGGAGCTGACGCGCGGGCCGACGAGCCTGAACTGA
- a CDS encoding oxidoreductase, with the protein MTDGAGLRVGELPDDLSAAEAGMWQAFRNGSVYDLRAGDTAADDPHGGHPWGPERTVRARIVCWLLLNGPPALDGRVASLKLAGVQIVDPLDLAGGTVEPYVEMKGCRFEKEILLPESRFTTLRLVDCAIPRLEAARLHTEGDLHLPRCRFHNGVRLTDAHIGTDLLLNQAVIYRDRRDNSLVGDGMTIGQDLQAEMMESHGELSLRGAKVGVSLSLRGSRLANPYGRRALNAPQLTVERTMYMTPAGVGDPVLTSGRTPAHGTRVQRFECEGGIRLDDGRFGDAVDFEQARLTLRDDQEISLRRVQVPELRFLGRRPQRGRVVLNGARVVTLIDQATSWPGAGQLQMGGFQYEYLVPRGPFPLARRLQWVAAATPEYSPEPYERLATVLRNSGEDEEAREVLLAKQRHRRENLPIAAKLWGHVQDWTVAYGYRPGRAAIWMGVLWAVTSFAFAHADHPPLKSGEHPPWNPSIFALDLLLPLIDLGQAGYWQLRGGWQWLAAVVILLGWVLATTVAAGATRTLRRG; encoded by the coding sequence GTTCCGCAACGGCAGCGTGTACGACCTGCGGGCCGGGGACACCGCCGCCGACGATCCGCACGGTGGCCATCCCTGGGGCCCGGAGCGCACGGTCCGGGCCAGGATCGTGTGCTGGCTGCTGCTGAACGGCCCGCCCGCGCTGGACGGCCGGGTGGCCTCCCTCAAGCTGGCCGGGGTGCAGATCGTCGACCCGCTCGATCTCGCGGGCGGCACGGTCGAGCCGTACGTCGAGATGAAGGGCTGCCGTTTCGAGAAGGAGATCCTGCTGCCGGAGTCGCGGTTCACGACGCTGCGGCTGGTGGACTGCGCGATACCGCGGCTGGAGGCGGCCCGGCTGCACACCGAGGGCGATCTGCATCTGCCGCGCTGCCGCTTCCACAACGGCGTGCGCCTCACCGACGCGCACATAGGCACGGACCTGCTGCTCAACCAGGCGGTGATCTACCGGGACCGGCGCGACAACTCCCTCGTCGGCGACGGGATGACCATCGGGCAGGATCTGCAGGCCGAGATGATGGAGTCGCACGGCGAGCTGAGCCTGCGCGGCGCGAAGGTCGGCGTCTCGCTCAGCCTGCGCGGCAGCCGGCTGGCCAATCCGTACGGGCGCCGGGCGCTGAACGCACCGCAGCTGACCGTCGAGCGCACCATGTACATGACCCCCGCGGGTGTCGGTGACCCCGTGCTGACCAGCGGCCGGACCCCCGCGCACGGCACCCGGGTGCAGCGCTTCGAGTGCGAGGGCGGGATCCGGCTCGACGACGGCCGGTTCGGCGACGCGGTCGACTTCGAGCAGGCCCGCCTCACCCTGCGCGACGACCAGGAGATCTCGCTGCGCCGCGTCCAGGTGCCCGAGCTGCGGTTCCTCGGCCGGCGTCCGCAGCGCGGGCGGGTCGTGCTGAACGGGGCGCGGGTGGTCACCCTCATCGACCAGGCGACCAGCTGGCCGGGCGCGGGCCAGCTGCAGATGGGCGGCTTCCAGTACGAGTACCTGGTGCCGCGCGGCCCGTTCCCGCTGGCCCGGCGCCTGCAGTGGGTGGCCGCGGCCACACCCGAGTACAGCCCGGAGCCGTACGAGCGGCTGGCGACCGTGCTGCGCAACAGCGGCGAGGACGAGGAGGCGCGCGAGGTGCTGCTCGCCAAGCAGCGCCACCGCCGCGAGAACCTGCCGATCGCGGCCAAGCTGTGGGGCCATGTGCAGGACTGGACGGTCGCCTACGGGTACCGGCCGGGGCGTGCGGCCATCTGGATGGGCGTGCTCTGGGCGGTGACCTCCTTCGCCTTCGCGCACGCCGACCATCCGCCGCTCAAGAGCGGTGAGCATCCGCCGTGGAACCCCTCGATCTTCGCCCTGGACCTGCTGCTGCCGCTCATCGACCTCGGCCAGGCCGGCTACTGGCAGCTGCGCGGCGGCTGGCAGTGGCTCGCCGCGGTGGTGATCCTGCTGGGCTGGGTCCTGGCGACGACGGTGGCGGCGGGCGCGACCCGAACGCTCCGCAGAGGCTGA